The following proteins are encoded in a genomic region of Cyclonatronum proteinivorum:
- a CDS encoding IS5 family transposase — protein MKTTNQLGFSDELLARRRKSSQMAAKLIKIDKLIDWQPIYQKLSVIDQTSKTKGGRPRKPVSWMVKAVFLQSLFNLSNPQLEDQLIDRLSFQRFVGINLDHDIPDFTTFWRFKEAIIQHGLGDIIFDQITGQLEQRGMMLKRGTVVDATIINSVNRPLKKERRQELSEKPSSQIDTDAHSTKKGKRYYFGYKGHIGVDVGTKLIRKQRFTPAHRNDQKPLDELISYDEMSLWGDKAYYLESYKEASRKDGWFYGVLNKPKKGQKLSKKQKRKNKQYSSVRAQVEHPFAWMKTKAGLVAMQAKNIARNAFTFANNCACWNVTRALWILSKHKPFGGLVCR, from the coding sequence ATGAAGACAACCAATCAACTCGGATTTTCTGATGAACTGCTTGCCCGCAGGCGTAAATCATCTCAAATGGCTGCCAAGCTAATTAAAATTGACAAGCTCATTGACTGGCAACCTATTTACCAAAAACTTTCGGTTATTGATCAAACCAGTAAAACCAAAGGCGGGCGTCCCCGAAAGCCAGTCAGTTGGATGGTTAAAGCGGTGTTTCTGCAATCATTATTCAACCTAAGCAATCCCCAGTTGGAAGATCAGCTCATCGATCGCTTAAGCTTCCAACGGTTTGTAGGAATCAATCTCGACCATGATATTCCCGATTTTACTACATTTTGGAGGTTTAAGGAAGCCATCATACAGCATGGACTTGGAGATATCATTTTTGATCAGATTACAGGGCAACTTGAGCAAAGAGGCATGATGCTAAAACGTGGTACCGTTGTGGATGCAACGATCATCAACTCCGTGAACCGGCCTCTTAAAAAAGAGCGGCGCCAGGAGCTGTCCGAAAAACCCTCATCACAAATTGACACCGACGCCCATTCTACCAAAAAGGGGAAACGCTATTATTTCGGGTATAAAGGGCATATTGGCGTTGATGTAGGTACTAAACTCATCAGGAAACAGCGATTCACGCCTGCACACAGAAATGATCAAAAACCCCTTGACGAACTCATCAGTTATGATGAAATGAGCTTATGGGGTGATAAGGCCTACTATCTGGAGTCCTACAAAGAGGCGTCCCGCAAAGACGGATGGTTTTACGGTGTTCTGAATAAACCGAAGAAAGGTCAAAAGCTATCTAAAAAACAAAAAAGGAAGAATAAGCAGTACAGCAGCGTCCGGGCTCAGGTAGAGCATCCGTTTGCATGGATGAAAACGAAAGCTGGTTTAGTGGCTATGCAAGCCAAAAACATAGCCAGAAATGCTTTCACTTTTGCCAATAACTGTGCCTGCTGGAATGTGACAAGGGCATTATGGATTTTGAGCAAACACAAACCTTTCGGGGGATTGGTATGTCGATGA